Within the Equus przewalskii isolate Varuska chromosome 1, EquPr2, whole genome shotgun sequence genome, the region cacaaaaaaaaaatagtaataacttGGAGCCTAGGAGTCAGCCACTGTTTCAGATACTAAGAATGTAGAGATGAATAAGATAATTCTTTTCTCAAAGGGTTCCATCTAATGGAGAGATGATGAGATCAATTAACCATCAAAGGAGTGATGGTTAACAGCCCGTTTCCCCGGTTATAGTAACCTGAAGTAAAACCACATCCATCCCACTCATGTTATAAGAACTCCAGATCAGCTCACATTCTTCTCAGAGCATTCCTGAAGTTCCCACATTCTTGCTAACTCACCTTTTCAACCTACAGGATGAGGCTGCAATTTACTTCTTTCTTGGTACAGCTCCCTGGGTGAGATCTATGACAGAATGTCTGAAGTTACCCACATGCAGTGTCCTCTTCCTTTTTGGCAGAGCAAATGGTTGATTTGATGCTCTAGCTCCTGTTCAGACTTGCCTCAAATTTGTCCCAACAGGATCCTCAAGTGGGGGAAGGCACTTCGTCTCCTGTCCCACCTCCTGTGCCACCCCTGTCAACCATGTAGTGAACTTCTTTACACCAGCTTGCTGTGTACTTTTTGAATCTTAGAGATATTTCACAAAacaacctttatttttcttcaagtttttatTGCGGTGGCCTCTCCCTAGGCCCTAGGAAGCTGGGTCAGAAGGGGATGTGAATGACGCACATTGTACTCCTTGACCGACATTGCTCCAcagcttttcatctttttcctgcCTCTCATCATGTTCTTCTCTTGGGATGAGTCCTTTCCCAGGATCATCACAGGCTCACACAAATAAGCTTCACTGGGGCTGACTCATCAGCTTTTCAGACACATCGGGACACATCTGAAGTCTACAGTCAATGCAGCTTAGGCTGTCAACTTGGGACCCCTGCTCCATGCTTGCCTCAGTGGAGATGTGTACTGGATACAGTAAATCCATAAAGAAAGGAGTGGGCAACTCCTCCTGGGATGGAGTAGGATTGAAGAGGGTCATTCAGGGCTCAGAGAAGGCATTGCTTGAGCTGAGTCTGGGAAGATGAGAAGATTCTCTCCCTGCAGGTAAGGAGTTTGAAGTCTGGCTGCACCATTCATCTGCTGTTTGACCCTGGAGCTTCCTCATAGGAAAACTGGCTTACATAATAATACCTCAGATAGTCCTGGTGATGGTTGTTAAATGTAATCATGTATATGAGACCTTCATTATAATGCTGATGATGATTTCAAGGGCAGTTTTTTTATGGGCAGGCAGCCTGTCTTTAGTTGACACCTTTCAAGTACAAAAAGGCAGACTGAAAACTTGGAGGTGGGTGGATGACcacagagggtagaggattttTTGGCAGGGGGccgggggagattagccctgagctaacatctactgccaatcctcctctttttgttgaggaagactggccctgagctaacatccctgcccatcttcctctacttcatatgtgggacacctgccacagcatggcttgccaagcggtgcgtaggtccgcagccgggatccaaactggcaaaccctgggcgcctgaagcagaatgtgcgaacttaaccgctgtgccactaggctggccccaggaggatttttttaaaagataacactGTCTAAGATCCAACACCAGTGTAGGTGGTTGCTGGGGGTCTGTGAAACAGTTAGCATCCTGCTGCTGCCTGATATTTGAAACTATAGGATCTATAAGTGATCCTGGTGACATTTGGCCCATTGTTTCTTTGCAAGTGATGAATCCACTTTGTGATTAGATGCAATATCAGTGTTTCATTCATAGCGGAGATAATCGATTTTTCAACTGTGTTACAAGGAACAGAAGATTGAGTGCTCAGGGTTGGTGTCTTGTGGATAGGTAaggatgaaaagaagaagaagcataGGATATATGGCGAGGATATTTCTGAGAGTTAGTAGCTGGGAGGTGGAGGTCAAGGGCAGTGTACCCATAGCTGTCACATAGCCTTCTCCAGAAGCGCTTTCCTAGTTCTGTGAAATCTATGGAATAACCTGCTTAGCATCCTTTCATCAAACCAAATTACGTGGGTAAATAGAAAGTACAGTGGAACAGCACCCTGCTGGGAGACCACATCTTACTCTGCAGGCTTCTTCCAAGGCAGTTCTTGGAGTTGGCCCACAATATCAGAAATGACGTCTTCTGGATGCAGATCGTTGCATGTGAACAGTGAAACCTCAGATCCTGTCATGGGCAAGAGTAAGAACGACAGACATCAGAAGAAGGCAGCTTTGGGACAAAAGGTCATGTTTATCAAACTTTGCCTCCCAGAACAAATCTGTAATCCATTCAGGTGGGTTAATATTTGACCCAGTCATGTCCAGGGAAGAGGTGAATGACTCTCGTCGTTTATCTAAGATAGCGTCCTTGGTTTTCATGCCTCTGCCAGGATTGGGGATCTTTAGATCTAGTCTCCCCACCCTGTTCATCTGATCACTATATAATCAGAACCGAGAGAGGCGTTCAGGTTCACAGAGCTGGAACCCACCTACAGGAACAAACAGCTGGAACCAATCTTCTGTTGGAGGGAAAATTCCAGATTTTGTAAGATTCTTCTGCCTGGGTAATCTGTTGTTCTATTTGTTTATCTATATGCTATTTCTAGCCATCGATCCATTTAAAAGAAACCATTTCTCCCTTTTAAAGCCTCTGGGCCCAAGATCATGAATTAAGAAGTAAATGAATCAGATTccaaagtttaaaatgaaaacagatctCTTTGGGGATGGCCTATATGTGGACGAAGGGAAATTAGAGAGACTGGGAGGTTTAGAAGGGATTCCTAAATTGTGATAAAATCCCCAAAGACCTGGGGAAGCCATTTGCTGAAGGGCATCTGGAACCCCCTGGATGCAGGCATTATATGTGGCTTGAcaaggaaaggaacagaaagtatgctttttggtctgttttcttgTAACCTTCCCTACGAATTTCTTTCCTTAAGAAAGTTTTGCATGCTCTTTGAAAGTAAAGTGGAACACATCCCAAGATCAGACGAAGGTACTTCCAGTCtaccagaaagaaggaagggagatgaaGGGAGGAAGATGCATTAAGTGTCATACTGTCACTTTGGGGGCTATAGCCCTAGAGCATATAAAAATGTGaagcggggccggccccatggccgagtggttaagttcgcgcgctctggtttggcggcccagggtttcactgattcagattctgggcacggacatggcatcactcatcaggccacactgtggcagcatcccacatagcacaaccagaaggacctacagctagaatatacagctatgtactgggggactttgaggagaagaaaaaaaaaaagattggcaacagatgttagtgcaggtgctaatcttaaaataaaaaaaatgtgaaactaGGTTGTAATTGTACCCATAGGTACTCATCATCAACTGTCAAGTTAACTCCCCAGTGCATAAAGTTTGATGGATCTTTTGCATGCctgagggaagaagaagagaatattaatttttgtgaagagtaaGGGATTGGTTTGAGACAGAGGATAGATAGTCTAAAGAACAGTTGAGACAAATTCCACTGACAGTAAGCTGACTGACAGTTATGTGCTTGGATGTAGAAGGATATGTGTGAATGAGATTGACCCCAGATATGAGGCCCTGCACCTTGGCCTAGGCAGAGTTACTTCTGCCCCACAAATAATCTCTCTCTTACTTATTGTCTCCCAATTCCACTTTACCTCTTTTTGGGGGAAATTTTGAATTGAATATATGAGCGAGGAAGTTGTGAGTGGGGGAGCAGATGTTAGACACCGATGGCCATGGTGGGtgcttgctgggattttttttctggatatctTAATGAGTCAAGATTATAAAAAGCCTGAGCAGCCTTATCTGAGTTGTTACGGAATGAATGTGCAAATTCTGCAAATCGGAAACAAAGATACTCCCTTATCTTTCCAGACTGGTACGTGAGGGCCTTCAACCTCCCATGAGCAAGTGGCTTTTTAGAATGTGAAGCTCCTATGTGGTGTCAGGTGGTTTACCTTCACTAGAGGTGGTCTATGGGCTTGGCTTATATGCTGAGCCTTAAGAGATGGCACATCTCAGTGAGACTAGGCCGCAGGTCATGCTATCATCTATTTCTTCCAGCTGGTGCCCTGTGCCACCAACTAAACTTACACAGATTTGTCTCTGCAATTCCATGGTCACTGGACTTTTGCCAGTGAAAGTAGAAAAGGCTCTCCCATGCTTAATGAGAACCATGGAATCTCAGACTTTTATAGCTAACAAATctctctttttatagatgaaCAAATTTAGGCTGGAGAGGAAAATGGAATCagtcattaaaaagtaattattgaaGGTCCACCCTGAGGCAGGCACTGTGATTAAAGGTGAATAATATGGGCTCTGCCTTCCTATAGATTATACACCTGTAGGAGATACTGACAAGTAAACAGGTAATTGTTTACCCAACATCACATGGATGATGTCTTGGAAATGACATCCGTGAAAACTAACAGGGAAATCTTTATTTTGTGATATCCTTGTGGGCAGATCCTGAGCTCTATGACTTTGCTTTGACACTTGTATCTAGTGAGGTGTCCTTGGTCTTTATATCTAAAGCATAGAGTATTTGGACAGAGACTCTAGACAGACCTGCCAGCTCACACTCCCTTCTGTAAACAGCAATGTCCCCACCAGGTATACAGCACCTGGGATGTCCTACAAAGGACCAGTTGTCTTTCCTGTGACTTGGGAGACATTGGCAACTTTCCTATCCACCACTGCCACCTAATGACTTCTTTGGGTACCGCCAGCTCTGGTTCTCTTTCGTAGTTTTTGGACTCTGGGATTCTGGCCTTGTTTGGAAGAGAGGTGTTGACTGTGTGACCTCTAAGGTCCCTTCGGATCTTGAGAGCCTGTGATTCTACAGTTGCCTTTGACATTAGAAGGCAATATTTGCCCATTGCAGAGCAAGAGATTTAATTGATTGCAAATCAATAAAACTTTGATGAAGTTTTCccaaaaaactagaaagaaaatacatcCAGGAGACTGAAAAGCACAATGTGAATGTAAAGAGCTTGGCAAATGGGTAGCACGGCAGCCCAGCAGCTGTGTGGGAGCAGCGGCCATGTAGGAATGCTTGTGATTCTTTTAGGAGTAGCTCTCCCCTCAGCTATCATGTTCCACGTTCTTGCTAAACTCCCAAGAACACACTTTTGCTTGATTCTATTACAAATTATACTCTCTGTGCTTAGTGGAAACCTTTTCAGCTactatttatttcagttttgtggAATGACCAAAAAATTTCTTAATGTGTAATTTGGTATTCTTCAGCAGTGCACCAAATTTGTCTACAGTTATGAGACAGATGAGGTGGATCAATGCCAAATGCCGATGAGAAGGAGCCCTCCCTTTGCTCACTGTGTCACATGCCTTTCCACGCAACCAGCAGAACCCTGGATTCCCTTGTCTTTCTAGATTCACCATCAGATGCTGGGGTCTGTTAGCAACACTACAGGCTTTGTACTGGGACCCGTGACCTCTTTAAGGGCTGCAAAAACATTTGatatgaaaataatgtttattgactTACACAcaagaaaagcacaaaataaaaaattaataataattaatttaatgtctatgaaaatatatcatttatttttaaatttaggatttGTAAGAATTATATTACATTTGAGAATAATTTGAAGATCAAACTTTTCTCCTGTTCTGGGAATTTCTCAGTATGTGCCTTCATTGCCAAGAAATCATAGACAATcatgaattaaatgaattactcatagataaataatttgaaaaacaaaattacaaaaatcaacATCAAGTTTCCAGTGAAAAGTCAGTTTTATTGTTAGATGTAGGGGCAttcatatatatttgatataatgTGGGGTAGGACTATGGTGAGTTTTAAAGGCTCTgcatgttctttaaaattttctccaaagaactAAAGATATAGTTAGAAACTGCCTGCTACAAACgccaaatatatttcaattcccAAGTCTTCAAatttcataagaaataaaatcttaaaagtttatgagaaatttgttttctattttgttgtaaTCTGTacttatttaattctatttttgattATCTATCTTTGAGTTAAAAATCACGCTCCAGGAAGAAGTGCCATATTTACCCTATAGATGTGTCTGAGTATCTGTGACACCCATCCCTGGGATGTGTGAGTTCTACAGTTTCAGATCGACAGATCTTGAGAGATCATGGCAGCCATCctgttcttcttctctttcttcttcttcttttgagaaagatgTTAAGAAGccattacagaaaattttaaggTCTTTGATTTGATGAAAAGATCTAAGGGGAGTTCGTTTTTTTAACCACGTAGTAACATCATTTTCCTGTTGTGTGACAATCTATGTACATCTTCAGGGAGAATTAGAAAATGTTCTCTTAGAATAATCCAGATTGTTCCCAATTCGAGAAGCTCCTAAGAACAAGCTTGAATTCTTCTTCCTCCAGTTCTCTGTAAGAGTTGACCCCAGACCCACGTCCAAGAATTACATGGATTCTTTCATGCTTCTCCCTGTTCTTTCTAAATAGTACATCCTAATTGCACCTTTGGCCGTGAACCACCTACTTCTTGGGGAAGAAAGTCTGCCTCCCTTCACCTCAGGGTGAAACTGCTCTCCTCACAGCCAGCTGCCTAGTTGGCTTGAGTACCTGCAACCCTGTCTTCAACAGTCCTCTGATTGACCCCTCCCTGGGCTCAGGGTTCCCTAAAAGTCTCTCTTCTTTATAGCTCTCACCTCCTATCCTACTCTCACCTCAGTAAATTAGAGCTCCCACCTCTTCCCCATGGATGCTACAGCCTCTTTGAGGGAGGTATTTGCTGTGTCTTAATGGTCTTGGTGTTCCAGGACCTAGCACGGTCCCTGGCACCCAGAAGGGGCTTATGTAATGTTTgctattaaattaattaataagtgaattaaaGAATGTGAGTGGATTTTGTAATGCTATGACTGATAGGTAAATACTCAGTGATCCTTAAGGGATAGGAAAGAATGATTGAGGCTAGAAGTTGCGTTCAGGAAACTTTTAAACAGACTTTCCAAAGGAATGGACTGACAAGAGGTATGAGATaaatgggaagggaaaagaaaagatatacttAGGTGAGTGAAGATACCTGATTTGTGATGCCCTGTCAGAGAGAAAAGTCCCTGTCCTTTCAGCCTCATTTGGCAATGCTGTCTGTGCCCCTACCTCGCCTCCTTTTGCCCTTGGCAGGAGCCTTTATTGGAAGAGATGGCGATGAGCCTGTGCCCCCTGTTGTTGGTCTTCGTGCTGGGTCTGGGTCTGACCCCACCATCCCTGGCTCAGGATGATTCCAGGTACAGACAGTTCCTGACCAAGCACTATGATGCCAATCCAAGGGGCCGGAATGACAGATACTGTGAAAGCATGATGGTGGGACGACACCTGACCACACCCTGCAAAGACACCAACACTTTTATTCATGGCAGCAAGAGCAGCATCAAGGCCATCTGTGGAAATAAGAATGGAAACCCTTACGGAGAAACTTTAAGAATAAGCAAGACTCGTTTCCAGGTCACCACTTGCAAGCATGCAGGAGGGTCCCCCCGGCCTCCATGCCGATACAGAGCCACACCAGGGTTCAGAAGCATTGTCATTGCCTGTGAAAACGGCTTGCCTGTCCACTTTGATGAGTCCTTTTTCCGTCCATAACCTGCAGGCCACTGCCCAGAGCTGGATCCGCTCTCCTTCCCTTGCATTTCCCTTCCACACCCCAGAACAGTGGTGGCAACATTCATTGCCAGGGGCCCAGAAAATGAGCAGCCTGGACCTTTTGTTGTCTGTTTTATAGTatgtttaacaaataaaaatgtctctgAAATTAGTAAGAATCAAagtcttgggggctggccccgtggccgagcggttaggttcgcgcgctccgctgcaggcggcccagtgtttcgttggttcgaatcctgggcgcggacatggcactgctcatcagaccacgctgaggcagcgtcccacatgccacaactagaggaacccacaacgaagaatacacaactatgtacccggggctttggggagaaaaaggaaaaaataaaaatctttaaaaaaaaatacaacacataatttaaaaaaaaaaaaaaagaatcaaagtctTCTCACTGATTCTTGGCCTATTGATCTTTCCCCATTTTCTCTACTCAGCTGTCTCCTGGGAAGATTGGATGGGATAgaaatgcctttttctttatCAGTCAGGTCCTTATCAGTCAGTAGGGAGGGGGACTTCACCTTTCTGTGAAGGTGAGGATGTTAAATTCATCTTACAGAGACAGCTGGCAAAACTCCAGGGCTCATGGCCACTGAGAAGAATTTTCAGGAGGCGAAAATTATTTTTGCTGTCAAATAATAAGCCAATATTACTTTTACAAATGTTAAACCTTAAGGAGAAGAGTTTAGAACTTAATACCAACAGATTCATTCGACtttcactctctgtctctccctctcacacacagacacatgcacacacatgtaatCCTACGTGAGTACCAAAATCCATTCAGGGTGGCCACCTCTTGTCTTAAGCAAGAGGTAGTTTTGATGTTGTTTTAAATGGGATGCTCCCAGGATATTCTCATggttattttatataaagatcaAAAAATTTGATTACTTTACATTATTCTCTCTAATTTTTTACCTTATCAACTGGTGTCTGGCAACCGTGAGGTCTTAGGGAAGTCATAGATTCCAAGCTTATCCCTCATTCTTCTTCAACTGGGTTTATTTTCAAGTAAACATAAACTTAGGTTAACAGACACTCTCTTTGTAAAATATACTAATCAATCCACAGGTTCAGTGGTTAACTTCTTGTTACCTAATTCACATCAACAGATGCCTGGATATTTTATGTAGAAAGTAGTTAAAAATTACAGTTATAAATCACTAGTTTTGCCATCTTGTGAATATATGACAGTAGTAGTCACAGCATTCCTGATGGTGGCCTCTCCTGCTGCCTTCATTACCCTGAAATGGGCCAAAATCTCTGGTTCCCCAGTACCTGGGTTATAGACCAGTGTCCAGGTGCCACCTGGGAGAGCCCAGCCTTACTGAAAGTATTCCAAtttctggaggaagggaaggaggagtaGCTTACTGGCGCACACTCAGGACGTGAATCTGTCCGCCTTGAGTTAAtctatttcaaaattgaaaacactGTCGTTTCCTAAGAAGGTGAGGAGAGGAGTTTTCCAAACCTCTCTTCTTGGAAAATTTGCCTTCTCATAAAATCTCAAAACCCCTTAGGAAGTGAGAAAGTTTCAGTTTTTTGTATAATATTTGGACCCTTTTCTCAGGTTCTCCAACTGGTACTATCTCCCTGACATGAGGCAAAGTGACTTCCATACAGATCATTGTCCCATTCAAAGTCTTGATGGGGAAGGTCAAAGCCTGGACCATTACTATATTGGTGTCGCCATAGCTGTGAAAACTCATGTCTTCTCCAAACATCTGCTTAGAGCATTATCATTGCACACCCTGCTCTAGCATTAGGGCAAATGACTACTTCCTAAGAAACCATATAGCCGTGGAGTAGTGGTGCTTCCCGACCTGCTGACAGAGCTAGCAGCTGGGTAGCCAATCCAGTACTGTTTGCTTCGCATCTCTTGTTCTCTCACAACCAAAAGCTATTTAGAGTGAATTGTCACGTCACAGACAAGACATTTTATCTCAAGCAAATCATTTGAGGAATTGAAGTACTGGTCAGCTGCACTTTGTTGACTTtgcaaggaaaagagaagaaaaccccccaaaatgtCAAGTCCTTTGAAAAGTGgtgaaatggaaggaagaaaattccaTGCAACTGGAGAGAAAAACTTTCTTTAGGGACACAGGATAAATCCTAGTAGCTGAGATATTTCAGCTTAAAAACAGCCTTCTAACTTCTTGGGAATACAGATACTCTACAAAATAAATGGGGGATCAATAATATATGCAATTCA harbors:
- the ANG gene encoding angiogenin; translated protein: MAMSLCPLLLVFVLGLGLTPPSLAQDDSRYRQFLTKHYDANPRGRNDRYCESMMVGRHLTTPCKDTNTFIHGSKSSIKAICGNKNGNPYGETLRISKTRFQVTTCKHAGGSPRPPCRYRATPGFRSIVIACENGLPVHFDESFFRP